The following proteins are co-located in the Macrobrachium rosenbergii isolate ZJJX-2024 chromosome 28, ASM4041242v1, whole genome shotgun sequence genome:
- the LOC136854012 gene encoding uncharacterized protein isoform X1: MAGVPVPTGKSSVESSTQTQVIQRPDSSSSPQLAEEQLVSSSIRVETQSQTDSSSKVNPSSTNSDCVSFLRNVECPNFMDFMKFTTQKNANIDPLNTMFLESDKRESTLCQYDSAVRKLANFLKETDVHTMTTNLTISFFKALFDKGLAASTITTTKSALKKIFQLGLNINLTDSYFSSIPKACARLRTTARPKTVSWFLNDVLRLASDTNNESCSYLTLLRKTLFLLSLASGARISELSALSRESNHVDFLPSGEVQLSPDQTFLAKNEDPQNRWSPWKIIPLPEDPSLCPVVTLKVYLERTSQRSSGPLFVRENGGTISLNGIRQQILYFIKQANPDSIPQVHDISAVATSVNYFQHMNFDEIKKYTGRKSPRVFKHHYLKSLEALKFSAVAAGNIVSPESA; this comes from the coding sequence atggcaggtGTACCTGTTCCCACGggtaaatcttctgtggaaagttctacacaaactcaggtcattcaaaggccggatagctctagtagcccccaactggccgaagagcaactggtttcctcttctattaGAGTTGAAACTCAGAGCCAAACAGATTCCTCATCCAAAgttaacccaagtagtacaaattcagactgtgtcagcttcctcaggaatgttgaatgccctaactttatggatttcatgaagttcacgacacagaaaaatgctaatattgatcctttgaacacaatgtttctagaatcggataagagagaatctactctctGTCAGTATGATTCGGCAGTAAGAAAACTTGCCAACTTTCTAAAAGAAACAGACGTTCATACAATGACTACgaatctcacaatctcattttttaaggccctttttgataaaggcctagctgctagtactattactacgactaaatccgccttaaagaaaatatttcaattgggacttaacattaatttaacagattcgtatttttcctctattcctaaagcttgtgctcgtCTTAGAACAACAgcccgtcctaaaacggtttcttggtttttaaatgacgtactAAGATTAGCTTCAGACACAAACaatgaatcttgctcttatttGACTCTTCTTAGGAAGACGCTGTTTTTacttagcctggcttcaggagctagaatctctgaactttcagccctttctagagagtcgaatcatgtggatttcctcccgtcaggagaggTTCAACTTTCTCCGGACCAAacctttttagccaagaacgaagatccTCAaaataggtggtctccctggaagatcaTACCTCTTCCGGAAGATCCTTCCTTATGTCCGGTAGTTACCTTAAAAGTTTACCttgaaaggacttctcaaagatcttcaggtcccctttttgttagagagaatggtggaaccatctccttgaatggtattagacaacaaattctatattttattaaacaagccaacccagattcaattccccaggtccatgatatcagtgctgtagccacctcagttaattactttcaacatatgaattttgatgaaattaagaaatataccgGCCGGAAATCTCCAAGAGTGTTCAAACATCACTACCTTAAGTCCTtagaggctcttaaattttctgctgttgctgcagggaacattgtttctccagagtcagcttaa
- the LOC136854012 gene encoding uncharacterized protein isoform X2, with translation MATASPGALEVEADSGTGRDPEISPEAEAQEEAEVISPQTNEPLQVGGSLYLYRDHWAFSPWAHSIVSKGLGWSWIEGPPPLVRFYQTPTPDLLDYAKDLLKKAVKKVRHLKFQGRLFSLPKKDSDNRRVILDLSTLNSYMQCDKFRMLTISQVRTLLPREAVTTSIDLTDAYYHVPMARNVSPYLGFRRGKQAYSFRVMPFGLNVAPRIFTKLGETVVQELRSQGIMLVAYLDDWLIWAPNDTECRRATRKVIQFLEYLGFHINAKKSCLIPASQFQWLGIQWDLNTHKLSIPPVKCKEIAKATRQFLKCKQASLRTQERILGSLQFASVTDLLLKAKLKDINRVWRSRANYNLRDKVSLIPPILKKRLRPWTTAKSLSKSIPLQFPPPALTHL, from the coding sequence ATGGCTACCGCCAGTCCAGGGGCGTTAGAGGTCGAGGCGGATTCCGGCACAGGGCGGGATCCAGAGATCAGTCCAGaggcagaggctcaagaggaggcagaggtAATAAGCCCTCAAACCAATGAGCCTCTCCAGGTAGGCGGGAGTTTATACCTCTACAGGGACCATTGggccttcagtccatgggcccacagcattgTCTCAAAAGGTCTAGGGTGGAGTTGGATAGAAGGGCCTCCTCCACTAGTCAGATTCTATCAGACCCCAACACCGGACCTGTTAGactatgcaaaagaccttctAAAGAAGGCagtaaagaaagtcagacatctaaaatttcaaggacgcttgttcagcctgccaaagaaagactcagacaataGAAGAGTGATACTGGACCTATCAACTCTGAATTCTTACATGCAATGCGACAAGTTCCGTATGTTGACCAtctctcaggtgcggaccttacttccccgtgaggccgtcaccacctctatagatcttacagacgcatattatcatgtCCCGATGGCGAGAAACGTCTCTCCCTACCTAGGGTTCAGGCGTGGCAAACAGGCTTACTCCTTCAGAgtaatgcctttcgggctcaacgtagcacccaggatcttcaccaaactaggAGAAACTGTGGTACAGGAACTACGGTCTCAAGGCATCATGCTAGTGGcttacctagacgattggctaatctgggctccCAACGACACCGAGTGCCGGAGGGCGACCAGAAAGGTCATCCAGTTTCTAGAGTATCTAGGATTTCACATAAATGCAAAGAAATCTTGTCTGATTCCGGCATCCCAATTTCAATGgctgggaatccagtgggatctaaacacccacaaactttcGATTCCGCCAGTAAAATGCAAGGAGATAGCCAAAGCAACGagacagtttctcaagtgcaAACAAGCCTCTCttcgcactcaagaaagaatcttaggttctcttcagtttgcatcagtaacagatctacttctcaaagcaaaactgaaggacataaatcgagtgtggcggagtcgagccaattacAATCTCagggacaaagtctccctcatacctccaatcttaaagaaaagactccggccttggacaacagccaaaagtctttccaaatcaattcctctacaatTCCCTCCACCAGCTCTGACGCATCTCTGA